One Gloeobacter morelensis MG652769 DNA window includes the following coding sequences:
- the panD gene encoding aspartate 1-decarboxylase, protein MLRTVLLGKIHRATVTGACLEYVGSISVDSSLLAAAGILPHEQVHVVNLSNGARLITYAIEASEGSGAVVLNGAAARLAAAGDRVIILAYGQGTAVELEHHQPQVVYVDAHNRIVSVHRSVEHAG, encoded by the coding sequence ATGTTACGCACCGTGCTACTCGGCAAAATCCACCGCGCCACTGTGACTGGAGCCTGTCTGGAGTATGTGGGTTCGATCAGCGTCGACAGCAGCCTGCTCGCGGCGGCGGGTATCCTGCCCCACGAACAGGTGCACGTCGTCAACCTCAGCAACGGCGCGCGCCTGATCACCTACGCCATCGAGGCCAGCGAAGGTTCTGGGGCGGTGGTCCTCAACGGTGCAGCGGCCCGTTTGGCAGCAGCCGGCGATCGGGTGATTATCCTGGCCTACGGCCAGGGCACGGCTGTTGAACTGGAGCACCACCAACCCCAGGTGGTGTACGTCGATGCTCACAACCGCATCGTCTCAGTCCACAGGAGCGTCGAACACGCTGGTTGA
- a CDS encoding inorganic diphosphatase has translation MDLSKIPARPKEGLINVLVEIPGRSHNKFEFDKDLGIFALDRVLYAAVYYPGDYGFVPNTLADDGDPLDGLVLMDEPTFTGCLIAARPIGVLGMIDSGEGDEKILCVPVKDPRYAGVKDLSDIAQHRLDEIAEFFATYKRLEKKVTEITGWQGVEVAQRLVDQSIAAYTP, from the coding sequence ATCGACTTGAGTAAGATTCCCGCCCGCCCGAAGGAGGGCCTAATCAACGTTCTGGTGGAAATTCCCGGACGTTCCCATAACAAGTTTGAGTTCGACAAGGACCTGGGGATTTTTGCCCTCGACCGTGTGCTCTATGCTGCAGTGTACTATCCGGGCGATTACGGTTTTGTCCCGAATACGCTGGCGGACGACGGCGATCCGCTCGATGGGCTGGTATTGATGGACGAGCCGACTTTTACAGGATGTCTTATCGCTGCGCGGCCGATCGGGGTGCTCGGGATGATCGACAGCGGCGAGGGGGACGAGAAGATTCTCTGTGTGCCCGTCAAAGATCCGCGCTACGCAGGGGTCAAGGATCTTTCGGACATCGCCCAGCACCGCCTTGACGAGATTGCCGAATTTTTTGCCACCTACAAACGCCTTGAAAAAAAGGTGACCGAGATCACCGGCTGGCAGGGGGTGGAAGTGGCTCAACGACTTGTGGATCAGTCCATCGCGGCCTACACGCCGTAA